The Methanocella arvoryzae MRE50 genome includes a region encoding these proteins:
- the proS gene encoding proline--tRNA ligase, with protein MEEESKSLPSKDNFSEWYNELLMTAQIMDVRYPIKGVYVWYPFGFSIRKKVYNMLRNLLDVDHQETYFPMLIPKPELLKESEHIKGFEDEVYWVTHGGLSELEVPLALRPTSETAIYPMYKLWIRSHADLPLKLYQIVNTFRYETKHTRPLIRLREITSFKEAHTAHATWDDAEKQVHEAMDLYSEFFTKLAVPFIVHKRPEWDKFPGADYTMAFDTMMPDGKSLQVGTVHHLGTKFAKTYDITYEDEKGERQYVNQTCYGISERCIAAVIGIHGDNKGLVLPPNASQTQVVIIPIIFKKDDGGVKEACQKVKELLRANDIVAVIDDADERPGAKYYKWEMKGTPFRIEIGPRDIKNNSVMLVRRDGKKESIPMDGLPETVRNKLFEFQTDLLNAARDSMLARVKACETLDEAKQQIENGWATMPWCGEKACGLEMENAVNCKLLGEAHTIKGAGKCPICGKATDRIITMARSY; from the coding sequence ATGGAAGAAGAGTCTAAGTCTCTACCATCCAAAGATAATTTTAGCGAATGGTACAACGAATTGCTGATGACAGCGCAGATCATGGATGTGCGCTACCCGATCAAGGGTGTCTACGTATGGTACCCGTTCGGGTTCTCCATACGCAAGAAGGTTTACAACATGCTGCGCAACCTGCTGGACGTAGACCACCAGGAGACTTACTTCCCGATGCTCATCCCGAAGCCCGAACTCCTGAAAGAGTCGGAGCACATCAAGGGCTTCGAAGACGAAGTATACTGGGTCACCCACGGCGGCCTCTCCGAGTTAGAGGTGCCCCTTGCGCTAAGACCGACGAGCGAGACCGCAATTTACCCGATGTACAAGCTCTGGATCAGGTCCCACGCAGACCTCCCGCTGAAACTGTACCAGATCGTCAACACTTTCAGGTACGAGACCAAGCACACCAGGCCATTAATCAGGCTAAGGGAGATCACCTCCTTCAAGGAAGCCCACACCGCCCACGCCACATGGGATGATGCCGAGAAGCAGGTGCACGAAGCGATGGACCTGTACAGCGAATTCTTTACAAAGCTTGCAGTACCCTTCATCGTCCACAAGCGCCCTGAGTGGGACAAGTTCCCCGGCGCCGACTACACGATGGCGTTCGACACGATGATGCCGGATGGAAAGTCCCTGCAGGTCGGCACAGTCCACCATCTGGGTACCAAGTTTGCGAAGACTTACGACATCACCTACGAGGACGAGAAGGGCGAAAGGCAGTACGTCAACCAGACGTGCTACGGCATCTCCGAGCGGTGCATAGCCGCCGTCATCGGCATCCACGGCGACAACAAGGGACTGGTGCTGCCCCCGAATGCGTCGCAGACTCAGGTCGTCATCATCCCCATCATATTCAAGAAGGACGATGGCGGAGTCAAGGAGGCCTGCCAGAAGGTCAAGGAACTCCTGCGGGCTAACGACATCGTAGCCGTCATCGACGACGCCGACGAGCGCCCCGGCGCCAAGTACTACAAGTGGGAAATGAAAGGCACGCCCTTCCGCATAGAGATCGGCCCCCGTGACATCAAGAACAACTCGGTCATGCTGGTCAGGAGAGACGGCAAGAAGGAATCCATCCCCATGGACGGCCTGCCGGAGACTGTCAGGAACAAGCTGTTTGAGTTCCAGACCGATCTGCTGAACGCCGCAAGAGACAGCATGCTGGCACGGGTCAAAGCGTGCGAGACGCTGGACGAGGCAAAGCAGCAGATCGAAAACGGATGGGCCACCATGCCCTGGTGCGGCGAAAAAGCCTGCGGCCTCGAAATGGAGAACGCCGTCAACTGCAAACTCCTCGGCGAAGCCCACACCATCAAAGGCGCCGGCAAATGCCCCATCTGCGGCAAGGCTACAGATCGCATTATAACCATGGCCAGATCTTACTGA